The Gemella massiliensis genome contains a region encoding:
- a CDS encoding aminotransferase class V-fold PLP-dependent enzyme: MEKFSSVREDFPILKRKIGDNKLVFFDNGATTQKPIQVIDAITNYYKNYNSNIHRSVYTLGDESEKIYMESKELVKNFINAESYEEIIYTSGTTEGLNFVARMVEQELNSGDEIILSYMEHHANIVPWQQLAKRKNLVLKYLELDEKGRISINQLQDYITAKTKVVSLCHASNVLGNINPVYKIGELLKDKDIYFIVDAAQSAPHLTLDVQKMNCDFLTFSAHKMCGPTGIGVLYGKKALLEKFDPVEFGGGMIGIVEERSATWAVLPDKFEAGTPLLAQAAGLGATIKYLTNLNLENIEKYTKELTKYLYDELSKIEDIDIYGTDNINEKVSLISFNLRGVHPHDLTSFLDEKGICIRAGHQCTQLLLQKLGVYSVARVSLYFYNTKEEVDFFIKTLKETKEFFDNEF; this comes from the coding sequence ATGGAAAAATTCAGCAGTGTTAGGGAAGATTTCCCTATTTTAAAGCGAAAAATTGGAGATAATAAGTTAGTATTTTTTGATAATGGTGCAACTACTCAAAAACCTATTCAGGTAATAGATGCTATAACAAATTATTATAAAAATTATAACTCAAATATTCATCGTTCGGTTTATACTTTAGGTGATGAATCAGAGAAAATTTATATGGAGTCAAAAGAACTCGTAAAAAATTTTATTAATGCTGAAAGTTATGAGGAAATAATCTATACAAGTGGGACTACTGAGGGCTTAAACTTTGTTGCAAGAATGGTAGAACAAGAGTTAAACAGTGGTGATGAGATAATTCTTAGCTATATGGAACATCATGCTAATATTGTACCGTGGCAACAACTTGCTAAACGAAAAAATCTTGTATTAAAGTATCTTGAACTAGATGAAAAAGGTAGAATAAGCATAAATCAACTGCAAGATTACATTACTGCTAAAACTAAGGTTGTTTCCCTTTGTCACGCTTCTAATGTATTAGGTAATATTAATCCTGTTTATAAAATAGGGGAATTGTTAAAAGATAAAGATATTTATTTTATAGTAGATGCGGCACAATCGGCACCACACTTAACACTTGATGTTCAGAAAATGAACTGTGATTTTTTGACGTTTAGTGCTCATAAAATGTGCGGTCCTACCGGAATAGGGGTGCTTTATGGGAAAAAAGCATTATTAGAAAAATTTGATCCTGTTGAATTTGGTGGCGGTATGATTGGTATTGTTGAAGAACGTTCTGCGACATGGGCAGTTTTACCGGATAAGTTTGAAGCGGGAACGCCGTTATTAGCACAAGCTGCCGGTCTTGGTGCTACGATAAAATATTTAACTAATCTTAATTTAGAAAATATAGAAAAATATACTAAGGAATTGACTAAGTACCTTTATGATGAACTTTCTAAAATTGAAGATATAGATATATATGGTACTGATAATATTAATGAGAAAGTATCATTGATTTCATTCAATTTAAGGGGTGTCCATCCACATGATTTAACGAGTTTCTTGGACGAAAAAGGTATATGTATTCGTGCAGGACATCAATGTACCCAGTTGTTATTACAAAAATTAGGTGTTTACTCTGTTGCCAGAGTTAGTTTGTATTTTTATAATACAAAAGAGGAAGTTGATTTCTTTATTAAAACATTAAAAGAAACGAAGGAATTTTTTGATAATGAGTTTTAG
- the sufU gene encoding Fe-S cluster assembly sulfur transfer protein SufU, whose amino-acid sequence MSFSDLKDLYKQVILDHSKHPRNYGVIEDSYKLEMLNPSCGDKITVSMCIENNIITDIKFIGTGCSISLASASMLTEELKGLSVEKANEKIKDFLNMIMGMEYNADNLEDSISLENISKLPARVKCATLAWKITEKILEENRDS is encoded by the coding sequence ATGAGTTTTAGTGATTTAAAAGATTTATATAAACAAGTGATCTTGGATCACAGTAAGCACCCACGTAATTATGGAGTGATAGAGGATAGTTACAAATTGGAAATGCTCAATCCTTCGTGTGGTGACAAGATTACCGTCAGTATGTGTATTGAAAATAATATTATAACTGATATTAAATTTATTGGGACAGGTTGTTCTATTTCTCTTGCTTCTGCTTCCATGTTAACAGAAGAATTAAAAGGTCTTAGTGTAGAAAAGGCTAATGAAAAAATAAAAGATTTTTTAAATATGATTATGGGTATGGAGTATAATGCCGATAATCTTGAAGACAGTATTTCTTTAGAAAATATTTCAAAATTACCGGCACGTGTTAAATGTGCTACATTGGCATGGAAGATTACAGAAAAAATATTAGAAGAAAATAGAGATAGTTAA
- the sufB gene encoding Fe-S cluster assembly protein SufB, protein MFTDYQYGFSDVDVSIFKTEKGLTKEIVETISKRKKEPDWMLDFRLHALKEFYRMPMPTWGGDLSEIDFEDLTYYVKPSEKTERSWDEVPTEIKNTFEKLGIPEAEQKYLAGVSAQYESEVVYHNMHKKFEELGIIFEDTDTALKNHEEIFKQYFSKAVDYNDNKFAALNSAVWSGGSFIYCPKNVSIDAPLQAYFRINSEKMGQFERTLIIIEENSSVHYVEGCTAPTYSASSLHAAVVEIFIKPNARFRYTTIQNWSTNVYNLVTKRAIVEQNGTMEWVDGNLGSKLTMKYPACVLVGEGASGSTLSIAMASEGQVLDAGSKMIHLAPRTSSTVVSKSMSRRGGKVNYRGWIHFGKDSEGSRSNIECDTLILDEYSTSDTIPYNIIQNSNVSLEHEAKVSKVSEEQLFYLMSRGLDEAQATEMIVMGFIEPFTKELPMEYAVELNRLISFEMEGSIG, encoded by the coding sequence ATGTTTACCGATTATCAGTATGGATTTTCTGATGTTGATGTTTCAATATTTAAAACTGAAAAAGGTTTAACGAAAGAAATAGTTGAAACTATTTCAAAAAGAAAAAAAGAACCGGACTGGATGTTGGACTTTAGGTTGCATGCTTTGAAAGAATTTTATAGAATGCCAATGCCTACATGGGGTGGAGATTTATCCGAAATTGATTTTGAAGATTTAACCTATTATGTAAAACCATCTGAAAAAACAGAACGTTCTTGGGATGAAGTACCGACAGAAATCAAAAATACATTCGAAAAACTTGGTATTCCGGAAGCGGAGCAAAAATATCTTGCCGGTGTATCGGCACAATATGAATCAGAAGTTGTTTATCATAATATGCACAAAAAATTTGAAGAGTTGGGAATTATTTTTGAAGATACCGATACGGCACTAAAAAATCACGAAGAAATATTCAAACAATATTTTTCAAAAGCCGTGGATTATAACGATAATAAATTTGCAGCTTTAAATTCAGCAGTTTGGTCAGGCGGTTCATTTATTTATTGTCCTAAAAATGTTTCTATAGATGCACCATTACAGGCATATTTTAGAATTAATAGTGAAAAGATGGGACAGTTCGAACGTACATTAATCATTATTGAGGAAAATTCTTCTGTACATTATGTAGAAGGTTGTACAGCACCAACTTATTCTGCAAGTTCATTGCATGCAGCGGTTGTAGAGATATTTATTAAACCTAATGCACGTTTTAGATATACAACTATTCAAAACTGGTCAACAAATGTATATAATTTGGTAACAAAACGTGCTATCGTTGAACAAAACGGAACAATGGAATGGGTTGATGGAAATCTCGGCTCTAAGCTAACTATGAAATATCCGGCATGTGTTCTAGTTGGAGAAGGTGCCAGCGGTAGTACATTGTCGATTGCTATGGCGAGTGAGGGACAGGTGCTTGATGCGGGTTCTAAGATGATACATTTAGCACCAAGGACATCTTCTACGGTAGTATCTAAATCAATGTCACGTCGTGGCGGTAAAGTAAACTATCGTGGTTGGATACACTTTGGTAAAGATTCTGAAGGCTCACGTTCTAATATTGAATGTGATACGTTGATTTTAGATGAGTATTCAACATCTGATACTATTCCGTATAATATTATTCAAAATTCTAATGTATCATTAGAACATGAAGCCAAAGTATCAAAAGTTTCAGAGGAACAACTATTTTATTTAATGAGTCGAGGGCTAGATGAAGCACAAGCAACAGAGATGATTGTTATGGGATTTATCGAACCATTTACAAAAGAATTACCTATGGAATATGCAGTTGAATTAAATAGATTAATTTCATTTGAAATGGAAGGCTCAATCGGTTAA
- a CDS encoding acetate/propionate family kinase has product MTKILAINSGSSSLKFQLFEMPEEKVITKGLVERIGIENSIFTIEFNGEKDKQILDIPNHDTAIEMLLEKLISKGIVKDVKEIEGVGHRVVHGGEFYDSSVLVTDEELAKVDSIEDLAPLHNPANIKGVRSFQKELPGVPNVLTFDTAFHQSMPKSTYMYAVPREFYEKYGVRKYGAHGTSHRYIGQKVAEILGKDPKELKTISCHIGNGASICAIKNGKSFDTSMGFTPLSGLVMGTRTGDIDPATIPYIAQKTGLSLEEIVHIFNFESGLKGVSAISSDLRDVEVARDTDPHAAEAIDVYITRIKEYIGAYAAAMNGVDAIVFTAGVGENAAWVREEVLEGVSFLGVEVDKEKNGVRGKVAEISTPNSKVKAFVIPTDEEVMIARDTYNLSK; this is encoded by the coding sequence ATGACAAAGATATTAGCTATAAATTCGGGGAGTTCATCTCTTAAATTTCAATTATTTGAAATGCCTGAAGAAAAAGTTATTACCAAAGGATTAGTAGAAAGAATAGGAATTGAAAATAGTATCTTTACTATTGAGTTTAACGGAGAGAAAGATAAACAAATATTGGATATTCCTAATCATGATACAGCTATAGAAATGTTGCTGGAAAAATTAATATCGAAAGGGATAGTAAAAGATGTAAAAGAGATTGAAGGTGTAGGACACCGTGTTGTACATGGTGGAGAATTCTATGATTCATCTGTACTAGTAACTGATGAAGAACTGGCTAAAGTTGATTCAATTGAAGATTTAGCACCTTTACACAATCCGGCAAATATTAAAGGTGTACGCTCATTCCAAAAAGAATTACCGGGAGTTCCAAATGTATTAACATTTGATACAGCGTTCCACCAAAGTATGCCAAAATCTACTTACATGTATGCAGTACCTAGAGAGTTTTATGAAAAATATGGCGTTCGTAAATATGGGGCTCATGGAACAAGCCATAGATATATTGGACAAAAAGTTGCTGAAATTTTAGGTAAAGATCCTAAAGAATTAAAAACTATTTCTTGTCATATAGGAAACGGGGCATCAATCTGTGCTATTAAAAATGGTAAATCATTTGATACTTCTATGGGATTCACACCGCTTTCAGGCTTGGTTATGGGAACTAGAACAGGAGATATAGATCCGGCGACAATACCTTATATTGCACAAAAAACCGGTCTTTCATTAGAGGAAATCGTTCATATTTTCAATTTTGAATCAGGACTTAAAGGTGTTTCAGCTATCTCATCTGATTTACGTGACGTAGAGGTTGCAAGAGATACTGATCCGCACGCAGCAGAAGCTATTGATGTATATATTACAAGAATTAAAGAATATATTGGGGCATATGCAGCAGCGATGAATGGTGTCGATGCTATCGTCTTTACCGCAGGTGTTGGAGAAAACGCAGCTTGGGTACGTGAAGAAGTTCTTGAGGGCGTATCATTCTTAGGGGTTGAGGTTGATAAAGAGAAAAACGGCGTACGTGGTAAAGTCGCAGAGATTTCTACACCGAATTCTAAAGTAAAAGCATTTGTTATTCCAACAGATGAAGAAGTAATGATTGCTAGAGACACTTATAACTTATCTAAATAA